The genome window CTATCCGGACCTTCCCAAAGGGTACCAGATCTCTCAATACGAGCTACCTATTGCCGAACACGGATATTTGGATATAGAAGTCAATGGTAATAGTAAAAGAATAGGCATCACCAGAATACATATGGAAGAAGACGCCGGAAAGCTCAGCCATGATCCCCACAGGCCCTTGAGCATGATCGATTTTAACAGAACAGGAGTTCCATTAATCGAGATAGTGAGCGAGCCTGATATGAGATCTTCTGAAGAAGCCGGAGCCTACCTTAGACAATTGCATGCTATCCTCCGTTATCTCGACATTTGTGACGGAAACATGGAGGAAGGAAGTTTCAGATGTGACGCCAATATTTCAATCCGACCAAAGGGTGAGACAGAATTAGGCACCCGAACCGAGTTGAAAAATCTAAACTCATTTAAAAATGTAGAAAAATCGATAGAATATGAAATATTCAGACAGAAAGATATACTTCTTGATGAAGGCAGAATTGTTCAGGAAACGAGGCTTTGGAATGCTGATACCAACAGAAGCACATCCATGCGCAGCAAAGAGGAAGCAAACGATTACCGATATTTTCCGGATCCCGACCTGGTTCCTGTTAATATTGATGAAACATGGATCGATGCTTTAAAAAAGGATCTTCCCGAACTGCCTGAAGAAAAAAAAGAACGCTTTAAAACCGAATACGGACTCCCTTCCACAGATGCCGAAGTTTTAACATCATCCCGCGATATGGCGGACTACTTTGATGAATGCGTTAAACTATTTAACCAGCCGAAACAGATCGGCAACTGGATAATGGGATCATTGCTCGGCCTGTTGAATGCGGATAATAAAACTATTTCCGAATCTACTGTTTCCCCTCACCATTTAACAGGTATGCTTAAATTAATAGACAAGGGCTTGATCAGCGGCAAGATCGCCAAAAAAGTCTTTGATGAGATGGCAAAAACAGGAAAACAGCCCAAACAGATAGTTGAAGAAAAGGGACTCGTTCAGGTTACGGACAGATCGGAGATAGAAAACATAGTAGTAAAAATAGTATCTGATAACCCAAAAGAAGCCGAGGCTTATAAAAACGGGAAAACCAAAATTTTAGGATTTTTTGTCGGTCAGATCATGAAGGAGACCAGGGGAAAAGCTAATCCTCAAATAGTCAATGAAATACTAAAAGAAAAATTAAAATAGTGTTTAAACAAAATAACATGGAGGCACAACATGGGATATAACACAGTAATTTTTGAAAAAGAAAATAATATCGCTGTTATAACTTTAAACAAACCGAAAAGCATGAATTCCATCAGCAATGAACTGATGAGCGAACTCAACAGCGTTCTCGACCTGATAGCTGCAGATAATGAAATAGCAGTCGTAATCCTTACCGGAAGCGAAAAAGTATTTGCAGCAGGCGCCGACATAAAGGAAATAGGCCAGATAAATACTCCCGTTAAAGCCCACGTATTTGTCGAAACTATTCAGTCGCTCTTTAACAAGCTGGAACGTCTGCCACAGCCGGTTATAGCTGCAGTGAGCGGGCTGGCTCTGGGTGGAGGGTGCGAAATGTGCATGTCCTGTGATATAAGAATCGCCGCTGATAATGCCTTATTCGGCCAGCCTGAAATCAAGATCGGCGTTATTCCCGGAGCAGGCGGGACCCAGAGACTGCCGAGACTGGTCGGTGTAGGAAGAGCCAAAGAACTCCTTTATACAGGAGACCCGATCAAAGCTGAAGAAGCATACCGCATAGGCCTTGTAAACAAGGTTGTTCCCCTTGCATCCTTGATGGATGAAGCCAGGGCCCTGGCATCAAAAATCGCCAAACAGCCCGGATATGCATTAAAAACAACCAAAATAGTGGTAAATGATGGAATAAATATGGATCTTCGCTCTGCCAATGCTTATGAATCACGCAGTTTTGAACAGCTTTTTGCCACAGAAGATCAACAGGAAGGTATGAAAGCCTTTATTGAAAAAAGGAAGGCGGTTTTTACAGGTAAATAATAGTCTGTAGAGACAAGGCATGCCTTGTCTCTACCACCAAGCATAGAATTACATTATTTCGCCAGCAATTAAACTGCTTGCAAGTGAGATCCTCAAAGAATGGAATATATTGAAACCGAAGTAAAATTCCATTTAACAGATGTAGAACCTGTCCGCAACACCATTATCAATCTGGGAGCCGACAGCAAGGGCAGAGTATTTGAAACAAACCTCAGGTATGAAAATAAAAACAATGATCTAATCAAAAACAAATCCCTGCTACGGCTACGCAAAGACACTAAAACGACTCTTACCTTCAAATCCGGACTTGAGTCGGAAGATAATGAATTCAAAAGTTTAAGGGAGCTTGAAGTAGAGGTCAGCGAATTTAACAGGATGAAACTTATCCTGGAAGCCATTGGATTTCACCAGGAGCAAATATATGAAAAATACAGGGAAACATTGATATTAAACGGCGCAACCCTCTGTATCGACGCTATGCCTTTTGGTAATTTTCTTGAAATTGAAGGAGAAAAGCATGTTATTACCAATCTGGCAAAAAAGATTGGTCTTGACTGGTCTGAAAGAATTACTCTTAATTATCTTGAACTCTTTGAAAGATTAAAAAAGGAGTTGAACCTCCCCTTTTCTGA of Desulfosarcina sp. BuS5 contains these proteins:
- the gatB gene encoding Asp-tRNA(Asn)/Glu-tRNA(Gln) amidotransferase subunit GatB, yielding MKFEPVIGLEVHAQLKTKTKIFCSCSTAFGSPPNTHVCPVCLGMPGTLPVLNKKVIEYALLMALATKCSINRVNRFARKNYYYPDLPKGYQISQYELPIAEHGYLDIEVNGNSKRIGITRIHMEEDAGKLSHDPHRPLSMIDFNRTGVPLIEIVSEPDMRSSEEAGAYLRQLHAILRYLDICDGNMEEGSFRCDANISIRPKGETELGTRTELKNLNSFKNVEKSIEYEIFRQKDILLDEGRIVQETRLWNADTNRSTSMRSKEEANDYRYFPDPDLVPVNIDETWIDALKKDLPELPEEKKERFKTEYGLPSTDAEVLTSSRDMADYFDECVKLFNQPKQIGNWIMGSLLGLLNADNKTISESTVSPHHLTGMLKLIDKGLISGKIAKKVFDEMAKTGKQPKQIVEEKGLVQVTDRSEIENIVVKIVSDNPKEAEAYKNGKTKILGFFVGQIMKETRGKANPQIVNEILKEKLK
- a CDS encoding enoyl-CoA hydratase/isomerase family protein, which produces MGYNTVIFEKENNIAVITLNKPKSMNSISNELMSELNSVLDLIAADNEIAVVILTGSEKVFAAGADIKEIGQINTPVKAHVFVETIQSLFNKLERLPQPVIAAVSGLALGGGCEMCMSCDIRIAADNALFGQPEIKIGVIPGAGGTQRLPRLVGVGRAKELLYTGDPIKAEEAYRIGLVNKVVPLASLMDEARALASKIAKQPGYALKTTKIVVNDGINMDLRSANAYESRSFEQLFATEDQQEGMKAFIEKRKAVFTGK
- a CDS encoding class IV adenylate cyclase — encoded protein: MEYIETEVKFHLTDVEPVRNTIINLGADSKGRVFETNLRYENKNNDLIKNKSLLRLRKDTKTTLTFKSGLESEDNEFKSLRELEVEVSEFNRMKLILEAIGFHQEQIYEKYRETLILNGATLCIDAMPFGNFLEIEGEKHVITNLAKKIGLDWSERITLNYLELFERLKKELNLPFSDVTFTNFEPIEIDLKNYPHLFHN